A region of Trypanosoma brucei brucei TREU927 chromosome 1, complete sequence DNA encodes the following proteins:
- a CDS encoding GTPase activating protein of Rab-like GTPase, putative, with protein MVLSAAIEKRQHPTEQGGEEMQWMGSSPRCPSSVEACRRICIGEGLANNDVRISGWLLLCVSNTKEATTSPLSKFDSAANKGCGTKLNNDVDDGDSSGSNRAEVGGNGNASSMKSDLHDSVSRSEAPAGTTNTSSSSLSETHGDSAVVSKRKEKPVDEDVDAKDHVEEGYGDSAQPVDALEESSTISDSWGADLPANCHARVIVADVKRSLWKLYPNETVREKKRKMLCNILAQILSNNPERHYYQGLHEMVGFVMYVMEGAREADIVAVCSRLLVQQWRSFSCKQLERSQSMMYAMHTIVVKEEKILAEELEACSVGPESHYAMPWLITWYTHVCDDVEALSRLFDFLVASEDENTVIFFTAALMLHEREQIIGIIKEVKSSCCDCDDSDGTATAEEINKTLVMAQVYSRLVRLPKEVLRRDRARDLESIIRRATVLHEKYLSYANDVRGRFMRNIVSVSTTSDSSGKWHQCKRWLRFSLERRWVNAGFICIIAIFAFWYRESTSRGVTLLGNWITDLYTVSCSIRSSVFTV; from the coding sequence ATGGTGCTGTCCGCCGCAATAGAGAAGCGGCAGCATCCCACAGAGCAGGGAGGAGAAGAGATGCAGTGGATGGGTTCTTCCCCGAGGTGTCCCTCATCGGTGGAAGCATGTCGCAGGATTTGCATCGGGGAAGGGTTGGCCAACAATGACGTGCGTATTAGCGGTTGGTTACTGCTCTGTGTGTCAAATACCAAAGAAGCAACGACATCCCCATTGAGCAAGTTTGATAGCGCAGCCAACAAAGGATGCGGCACGAAACTTAACaatgatgttgatgatggtgacagcagcggcagcaatcGCGCAGAAGTGGGTGGCAACGGAAATGCAAGTAGCATGAAAAGCGATCTCCATGATTCTGTTAGTCGAAGCGAAGCACCAGCAGGGACGACTAACACATCCAGCTCGTCACTGAGTGAAACGCATGGTGACAGTGCCGTTGTATCGAAGCGGAAAGAAAAGCCGGTGGATGAAGATGTTGATGCGAAGGACCATGTGGAAGAAGGGTATGGAGATTCAGCACAACCGGTTGATGCCTTAGAGGAAAGTAGCACAATTTCTGACAGTTGGGGTGCGGATCTCCCAGCAAACTGCCACGCACGTGTTATAGTGGCCGATGTAAAGCGTTCTCTCTGGAAGTTGTACCCCAATGAAACTGtgcgggagaaaaaaaggaagatgcTATGCAACATCCTTGCACAAATCCTCTCCAATAACCCCGAGCGGCACTACTACCAGGGACTGCACGAAATGGTCGGGTTTGTTATGTACGTGATGGAGGGAGCGAGGGAGGCTGACATAGTGGCCGTATGCAGCAGACTGTTGGTACAACAGTGGCGTTCCTTTAGTTGCAAACAGCTTGAAAGGTCACAGTCAATGATGTATGCCATGCATACCATAGtggtgaaggaggagaaaatccTCGCTGAAGAATTGGAGGCTTGTAGTGTGGGACCTGAGTCGCACTACGCTATGCCATGGCTCATCACATGGTACACCCACGTGTGTGACGATGTTGAAGCTCTTAGCCGGTTGTTTGACTTTCTGGTGGCAAGTGAAGACGAGAACACTGTCATCTTTTTTACAGCGGCCCTCATGCTACACGAAAGGGAACAAATTATTGGTATAATCAAAGAAGTTAAAAGTAGTTGCTGCGATTGTGACGACAGCGACGGAACGGCTACAGctgaggaaataaataagacGCTGGTGATGGCGCAAGTTTACTCCAGACTGGTGAGGTTACCGAAGGAGGTACTGAGGCGCGACAGGGCCAGAGACCTTGAAAGTATAATCCGTCGCGCCACCGTGCTACATGAAAAGTACCTAAGTTACGCGAATGACGTTCGTGGACGCTTCATGCGTAACATCGTGTCTGTTTCAACCACATCAGACAGCAGCGGGAAATGGCACCAATGCAAGCGTTGGTTGCGCTTCTCTTTGGAACGACGTTGGGTAAATGCGGGATTCATCTGCATCATTGCAATATTTGCTTTTTGGTATAGGGAGTCGACTTCAAGGGGTGTCACACTGTTGGGGAATTGGATAACTGACCTTTACACAGTGTCATGTAGCATAAGATCTTCAGTTTTCACAGTTTGA
- a CDS encoding hypothetical protein, unlikely (unlikely gene predicted by glimmer) produces the protein MREATQPPSLHTLATPFCFVQANVQSNALCLCIPCTSLSCCFFYSIIAFQLSSQ, from the coding sequence ATGAGGGAAGCTACGCAACCACCGTCATTGCACACCCTCGCCACCCCCTTCTGCTTCGTACAGGCAAATGTGCAGTCAAATGCCCTGTGTCTTTGTATACCGTGTACTTccctttcttgttgtttcttttattccaTTATTGCTTTTCAGCTCTCATCCCAGTga
- a CDS encoding 40S ribosomal protein S11, putative, translating into MADKQENYARTATVDLTVQHEKAYQRQTAVNENIRTASKKHVNRSGHIRYSKKIGLGFATPKAAINGKYIDRKCPFTSNVSIRGRILRGVVHSTKMRRSIVIRRNYLHFIRKYQRYQKRHRNITVHCSPCFDPKPGDEVVVGQCRPLSKTIRYNVLQVVSKSAADKMGKKFSKN; encoded by the coding sequence ATGGCCGACAAGCAGGAGAACTACGCACGCACAGCGACCGTCGATCTGACGGTGCAGCACGAGAAGGCCTACCAGCGCCAGACGGCCGTCAATGAGAACATTCGCACGGCCTCGAAGAAGCACGTGAACCGCAGCGGGCACATTCGTTACTCCAAGAAGATCGGTCTCGGTTTCGCCACGCCCAAAGCTGCCATCAACGGAAAGTACATTGACCGCAAATGTCCCTTCACGAGCAATGTGTCCATTCGTGGCCGTATCCTCCGTGGCGTAGTGCACTCCACAAAGATGCGCCGTTCCATTGTCATCCGCCGTAACTACCTGCACTTCATCCGTAAGTACCAGCGTTACCAGAAGCGCCACCGCAATATTACCGTCCACTGCAGCCCCTGCTTCGATCCGAAGCCTGGTGATGAGGTGGTGGTTGGACAATGCCGCCCGTTGAGCAAAACAATCCGCTATAACGTGCTGCAGGTCGTCTCCAAGTCCGCCGCCGATAAGATGGGGAAGAAGTTTTCCAAGAACTGA
- a CDS encoding hypothetical protein, unlikely (unlikely gene predicted by glimmer): MHANATRVFPRSLLSFTLYFSSYRISSFTATDVSGTYTHDHPWPTEEAGKTNRNSKREKIN, from the coding sequence ATGCATGCAAATGCCACTCGCGTCTTCCCTCGCTCACTACTCTCATTCAcgctttatttttcctcctaCCGTATTTCATCCTTTACTGCTACCGACGTGTCAGGCACATATACGCACGATCATCCGTGGCCCACTGAAGAGGCGGGGAAAACAAATCGCAACagcaagagggaaaaaataaattaa
- a CDS encoding separase; cysteine peptidase, Clan CD, family C50 → MRRTQVRNSRLHDIKDSPSNEAEVQAVLAAAKASEGDAWNAVRLLAGCARCTLQAGRGHLALPLIVASFELSPEPFRQLVGLQQLTVDGSQQQILQEIAENDAFTKNERGANGIMSTVLIVWHGVVVSVAQNGSCPKDFLRFSHCIAHLLSLLPGADGVVHEDLSACWLYNIIMFAHKCKCMKAVAHYLLEGMLADVSELPEDLRDASTLQSLPFAFRKWGAAKAFVHAGVRKHAVATMFKRLCLALYTEGCDDLRTVQREIDSRALAVTNALQQTFGSETSHYMVDFHRPLRMEAQHIALLCQHAMDEDQLCTPRGQFGCIRLACLLKRAANKIMAPTMNECKLVSLSSVVALALRHQYIDIAAEILQTGVETVDPSDESLLLWGKDLELVLAQNLSAHLPAAAQCPVKPVERARDEASSGVDDKVGVGTVGAPEPTQLLHEVVQGSLSDAEAVRVLALADDLTQLLPIGLTLLRGRGTLQQRLLADKIAVPFVIGALARLVQLLVNEGDMPLVRCFLPFIAHLCVGVPSRAHLLFTLQAIAAFAKGFPGDTGEWASIASALSQFSPLRSIDAAPSYCHTKAITTGRTFASRRRVFDALRVCRKTPKTMMHSYCQVQVSLLGEGGGVRLLRTTHVRTTADTRWEKVLRIEYLLLQLVEEMKIIERRNRDHLRSTDQGESPLCEDLPVSSLRSDISVGPVCCSVGGAQDARKAREEWWNERRALDRSIGAVVQSMQSPEGFGCWRAALCGELPDSCQVAVWDATKELLSGLGLPAQHEGDVSLVLAALPFVGDRHPEDGDLLFNPSHVGPTNPCGCCDETLRRLSTALEQELITHLDAKLVNEPTACRKACLHVLTAMHAVISEKKCNQPVDHGGEPEKRLTDGCYHVNLYEIPRTPVYLVLDNELHCLPFEGIDVLRHGSVSRVPTVSFVSTFTSTLGQRNDSCHSSGDYIEKGGKNAAGCAGTVCCVIDPAGVMSKTLRRLLPLCSRKGWVVKSHNSPPSARLLREMYRAGVRLYVYVGHGKGEQIIQRGELYERVPDPANFPSVFLMGCSSAYMDGGLTYDCYGMPYAFLHAGAPLFVGCLWHVTDGEIDRLTKRLLSFVSYGGGSGDDFGVCRTMAAGEALRLARKSCKLPYLTGCATVLYGMNLPLGGTPGGAM, encoded by the coding sequence ATGAGGCGCACTCAGGTTCGAAATAGTCGCCTCCATGACATAAAAGACTCACCGTCTAACGAAGCGGAAGTGCAAGCTGTGCTCGCAGCTGCCAAAGCATCAGAGGGTGATGCATGGAATGCAGTCCGTTTGCTTGCCGGCTGTGCACGTTGCACGCTACAAGCGGGTCGTGGACACCTTGCACTTCCGCTTATAGTTGCATCTTTTGAGCTGTCACCCGAGCCCTTTAGGCAACTGGTCGGCTTACAACAGCTGACGGTTGATGGCTCTCAACAGCAGATACTTCAGGAAATCGCCGAGAATGACGCATTcacaaaaaacgaaagggggGCAAACGGCATTATGTCCACAGTTTTGATCGTTTGGCATGGTGTGGTGGTCTCCGTTGCTCAGAATGGCAGTTGTCCAAAAGACTTCCTTCGATTTTCACACTGCATTGCGCACTTGCTCTCGCTCCTACCGGGTGCAGATGGAGTCGTTCACGAGGATCTGTCCGCGTGCTGGTTGTACAATATTATTATGTTCGCACACAAGTGTAAGTGCATGAAGGCGGTGGCACATTATCTGCTTGAAGGAATGTTGGCAGACGTTAGTGAGCTTCCAGAGGACTTGCGCGACGCAAGCACGCTTCAATCCCTCCCCTTCGCCTTCAGAAAATGGGGCGCGGCGAAGGCTTTTGTCCACGCAGGTGTCCGCAAGCACGCGGTAGCGACCATGTTTAAAAGGCTTTGTTTAGCTCTCTATACGGAGGGGTGTGACGATTTGCGGACAGTGCAGAGAGAAATCGATTCCAGGGCTCTCGCCGTGACAAATGCTCTCCAGCAGACCTTTGGCAGCGAAACATCGCACTACATGGTAGACTTCCACCGCCCACTCCGCATGGAAGCACAACATATAGCTCTTTTGTGTCAACATGCGATGGACGAGGACCAACTCTGCACGCCGCGCGGACAATTTGGTTGTATCCGCCTAGCGTGTCTCTTGAAGAGGGCAGCAAACAAAATCATGGCTCCAACCATGAACGAGTGCAAGTTGGTGTCGCTCTCCAGTGTGGTGGCGCTCGCGTTGAGGCACCAATACATTGACATAGCAGCGGAGATACTGCAGACGGGTGTCGAAACTGTGGATCCATCTGATGAATCGCTGCTTCTGTGGGGAAAAGATTTAGAGCTCGTTCTTGCGCAAAACCTGTCGGCACACCTACCGGCGGCAGCGCAATGTCCAGTTAAGCCAGTCGAAAGGGCTCGCGACGAGGCTAGCTCTGGTGTTGACGACAAGGTGGGAGTAGGGACGGTGGGGGCACCGGAACCGACACAACTCCTCCACGAAGTTGTGCAGGGGAGTCTCAGCGACGCAGAGGCCGTGCGCGTTCTTGCACTTGCCGACGACTTAACACAACTGCTCCCGATAGGGCTGACACTCCTCCGTGGCCGAGGCACATTACAACAGCGATTGCTAGCTGACAAGATTGCCGTGCCGTTCGTCATTGGCGCCTTGGCTCGACTTGTTCAGTTGCTTGTAAATGAAGGGGACATGCCGCTCGTGAGGTGTTTTCTACCATTCATTGCTCACCTCTGTGTGGGAGTCCCATCGCGTGCCCATCTGTTATTTACGCTTCAGGCAATCGCCGCTTTTGCGAAGGGTTTCCCAGGTGACACGGGGGAGTGGGCCTCCATTGCGTCAGCTCTCAGTCAGTTCTCGCCACTACGGTCGATAGATGCGGCGCCATCCTACTGTCATACCAAGGCAATTACGACAGGGCGCACATTTGCCTCTCGGCGCCGCGTATTTGATGCGCTCCGCGTCTGTAGAAAGACACCCAAAACGATGATGCATTCCTATTGCCAGGTTCAGGTGTCTCTGctgggggagggagggggagttCGGCTGCTTCGCACCACCCACGTCAGGACAACGGCTGATACCCGTTGGGAAAAGGTGTTACGGATTGAGTATCTACTGCTACAGTTAgtggaagaaatgaagaTCATTGAGCGACGGAACCGAGATCATTTGCGTTCGACTGATCAGGGGGAGTCTCCTTTGTGCGAAGATCTGCCAGTATCTTCGTTGCGCTCCGATATTAGTGTCGGACCCGTGTGTTGTAGCGTAGGCGGCGCACAGGATGCGAGAAAAGCACGGGAGGAATGGTGGAACGAGCGGCGGGCGCTGGACCGATCCATCGGGGCGGTGGTCCAATCCATGCAGTCCCCGGAGGGATTTGGCTGTTGGCGGGCGGCACTGTGCGGCGAGCTTCCCGATTCCTGTCAAGTAGCCGTGTGGGACGCAACAAAAGAACTGCTCTCAGGTTTGGGTTTACCTGCGCAGCACGAGGGTGATGTATCGCTGGTGCTTGCAGCACTCCCCTTCGTGGGAGACCGGCACCCGGAGGACGGCGACTTGTTATTCAACCCGTCACACGTTGGACCCACGAAtccctgcggctgctgcgatGAAACGTTGAGGAGGCTCTCCACGGCACTTGAGCAAGAGCTGATTACCCACCTGGATGCAAAGTTAGTTAATGAACCTACTGCGTGCCGGAAAGCTTGCTTACATGTGCTCACAGCAATGCATGCCGTGATATCGGAAAAGAAATGTAACCAGCCGGTGGATCACGGGGGGGAACCAGAAAAACGGTTGACGGACGGATGCTATCACGTGAATTTGTATGAAATCCCTCGCACACCTGTATATTTAGTTCTTGATAATGAGCTCCACTGCCTTCCCTTCGAAGGTATTGATGTTCTCCGTCACGGCAGCGTCTCTCGCGTCCCGACTGTTTCATTCGTTTCGACTTTTACGAGCACCCTTGGCCAGCGAAATGATTCCTGTCACTCAAGCGGTGATTACAtcgaaaagggaggaaaaaatgcGGCTGGTTGCGCAGGAACGGTGTGCTGTGTTATTGATCCGGCGGGAGTTATGTCCAAGACATTGAGGCGGCTCCTCCCACTGTGCAGTCGAAAGGGCTGGGTTGTGAAATCGCACAATTCGCCGCCCTCAGCGCGTTTGCTGAGAGAAATGTACAGGGCAGGTGTGCGATTGTATGTGTATGTCGGTCACGGAAAGGGAGAGCAAATTATTCAACGCGGGGAATTGTATGAGCGCGTCCCTGATCCTGCGAATTTCCCTTCTGTGTTCTTGATGGGCTGTAGCAGCGCTTACATGGATGGGGGACTGACGTACGATTGCTATGGTATGCCCTACGCCTTTCTGCACGCAGGGGCGCCACTCTTCGTTGGTTGTCTATGGCATGTCACAGATGGGGAAATCGACCGTCTGACAAAGCGTTTGCTGTCATTTGTTTCATACGGAGGGGGCAGTGGCGATGACTTCGGCGTTTGCCGCACCATGGCAGCTGGTGAAGCCTTGCGTCTTGCGCGCAAGTCATGCAAACTGCCCTACCTGACGGGGTGCGCCACAGTCCTTTACGGCATGAACCTCCCGCTTGGGGGTACACCGGGTGGAGCGATGTGA
- a CDS encoding hypothetical protein, unlikely (unlikely gene predicted by glimmer) has protein sequence MKERKRFGGRNSCLFMGVNCYLQCPSMQLVKVGKGVEESKGKKLGVIFPL, from the coding sequence ATGAAGGAGCGGAAAAGGTTTGGAGGCAGGAactcttgtttgtttatggGTGTTAATTGTTACCTTCAGTGTCCAAGCATGCAACTAGTGAAGGTAGGGAAAGGAGTGGAGGAAagtaaggggaaaaaacttGGGGTTATTTTTCCATTATGA
- a CDS encoding phosphatase-like protein, putative, whose amino-acid sequence MDASSAATTKPFQGNVRCEWFQTPSQVTFTFYVKERQRGDVRADVTEQSLTVSIRLDPSGREYQYNVERFYAPLAEASATINISGMKVEVQVRKAVEQQWPTLEAPEDDVVLPSTSGGTPTTSTIAGLPATAKDLPYPNSRGRDWSAVKLDDDDEKPEGDQALNALFQKIYGNGTDEQRRAMMKSFVESNGTVLSTNWADVGNRHVTTEPPTGMEEKKYEG is encoded by the coding sequence ATGGACGCATCCAGTGCCGCTACAACAAAACCCTTCCAAGGCAACGTCCGCTGCGAATGGTTCCAGACCCCCTCGCAGGTCACGTTCACCTTCTACGTGAAGGAGCGTCAAAGGGGTGATGTGCGTGCAGACGTGACTGAGCAGTCACTCACCGTTTCGATCCGCCTCGACCCCTCCGGCCGTGAATATCAGTATAATGTCGAGCGCTTCTACGCCCCGTTGGCGGAGGCGTCCGCTACTATTAATATCAGTGGCATGAAGGTGGAAGTTCAAGTCCGCAAGGCCGTTGAACAGCAATGGCCGACACTTGAAGCTCCGGAAGACGACGTGGTTTTGCCCAGCACCTCAGGAGGAACCCCAACAACCTCCACCATTGCTGGTCTGCCAGCCACCGCAAAGGACTTGCCGTATCCGAACAGCCGCGGCCGCGACTGGAGTGCTGTAAAActtgatgacgatgatgaaaAACCAGAAGGGGACCAAGCACTGAACGCGCTTTTCCAGAAGATTTACGGCAACGGCACAGACGAGCAGCGCCGGGCCATGATGAAGTCCTTCGTGGAAAGCAACGGCACGGTGCTTTCCACGAACTGGGCTGACGTTGGAAACCGGCACGTAACCACAGAACCACCCACCggaatggaagaaaagaagtacgAAGGCTAA
- a CDS encoding hypothetical protein, unlikely (unlikely gene predicted by glimmer) gives MLLFHVPCTFYTLSPCLVTLSFPPFIFIFIFYNCLLVGPLISTGNERNKRRRATPLVLSLLENPLQVLYSVTRYKANFLRKVPLLTSLLPRLLTFCEGSL, from the coding sequence ATGCTCTTGTTTCACGTACCCTGCACATTTTACACCCTTTCTCCTTGCTTGGtaactctttcctttcctcctttcattttcattttcattttttataaCTGTTTACTTGTTGGGCCGCTGATTAGCACCGgcaatgaaagaaacaaaaggaggagggcaACTCCGTtggttctttctttgctgGAGAATCCACTACAAGTGCTCTACAGTGTCACTCGCTACAAGGCAAATTTTCTTCGAAAAGTTCCCTTGCTTACTTCCCTTTTACCTCGCCTTCTCACTTTCTGCGAAGGTTCGCTTTAA
- a CDS encoding soluble N-ethylmaleimide sensitive factor (NSF) attachment protein, putative, with amino-acid sequence MSAESIYRDAEKKLKKWFFVDYDEAMELFEKAAGRFKAERNYSRAGDAFMKAHDCAMRSKNPVAAGRFCSEAVVMYQKTDRTKAAALLDMAVRTQIDNNKLREAAKLEKDYADAIYEDGHGMEAITHYEKARRYFDAEDYKSQVKNCDVAIANIYGENDMFDKALALFERLGNTSASGPLRHEAKEFYMRAMLCRLASIGEDNREVGSAEAAEALSAYMKRDPYLKNTREAESLQKLLEAVEESNEEKFEDAVSLLQELRMLDEWKTHVLLVVKNKMSSLL; translated from the coding sequence ATGTCTGCTGAGTCCATATACCGCGATGCGGAGAAGAAGCTCAAGAAGTGGTTCTTCGTGGACTACGATGAAGCGATGGAATTGTTTGAAAAAGCCGCTGGCCGTTTCAAAGCGGAGAGAAACTACAGCCGTGCCGGCGATGCCTTCATGAAGGCACATGACTGCGCTATGAGATCTAAGAACCCCGTTGCCGCCGGACGCTTCTGTTCGGAAGCGGTGGTTATGTACCAAAAGACCGACAGAACCAAAGCCGCGGCGCTGCTAGACATGGCCGTGCGTACGCAGATTGACAACAACAAGCTGCGTGAGGCGGCTAAACTGGAGAAGGATTACGCCGACGCGATTTACGAAGACGGGCACGGGATGGAAGCCATCACTCACTACGAAAAGGCGCGGCGGTACTTCGACGCGGAGGATTACAAATCTCAGGTGAAGAACTGTGACGTCGCCATAGCAAATATATACGGTGAGAATGATATGTTTGACAAGGCCCTAGCACTGTTTGAGCGACTCGGCAACACAAGTGCGAGTGGTCCGCTACGCCACGAAGCGAAAGAATTCTATATGCGGGCCATGCTCTGCCGTCTTGCTTCAATTGGAGAGGACAACCGAGAGGTAGGCTCTGCAGAGGCAGCGGAAGCGCTCAGCGCGTACATGAAGCGAGACCCGTACTTGAAGAATACACGGGAGGCGGAGTCTTTGCAGAAACTTTTGGAGGCAGTAGAAGAGTCGAACGAAGAAAAGTTTGAGGATGCCGTTTCACTTCTTCAAGAACTCCGCATGCTAGACGAATGGAAAACGCACGTGCTTCTTGTGGTGAAGAACAAAATGAGTAGTCTGTTGTAG
- a CDS encoding protein kinase, putative, which produces MAIAPALRDMLERNTIPRRQLLGRRYHVVTDIGKGMFSEAFLVEDKQAGGALAVVKSSRIAQGNAEGMNREQQLRLAISEARIMAMFNDDGVVRLLDFWCEDGIDSICFLMEYCAGGDLEAYLRLRYPLAEGLLLVFFVQCLLAVAHIHTKGVIHRDLKPANILVAEGDSGNTVPTLKLTDFGLSAMNNAGTALEELSLVGTPLYMSPEVIQHGACVFGSDVWSLGVVFYRLITNEQPFNALNQRALHFSIVNTQPPHPCSVAKHYSRELGDLVMVMLEKDIAKRPTARYLIASPLFERVLQRSPWRSRPLRGATCLFVCRTDRTVNILAEPHFSAPIVATLGFGEHVFVSNRLCVRTVLKQCSVTGAVTRAFTWLPPQASNGGNGRSDGGGGSNPHALNPFECSHRPVARPPRTMQVTGEGILLWYRVVGPREGYCAPSECGRNLLWHVHNYTPCGPLPTHPAPVTTNLPRPVSPGSPDKKQTWTIGQIISSLFGAHG; this is translated from the coding sequence ATGGCCATCGCTCCCGCCCTCCGTGATATGTTGGAGCGGAATACCATTCCACGCCGCCAACTCTTGGGAAGAAGATATCATGTAGTGACTGATATTGGCAAAGGAATGTTCAGTGAGGCTTTTCTGGTAGAGGACAAGCAGGCAGGCGGGGCACTGGCGGTGGTGAAGTCTTCAAGGATCGCGCAGGGAAATGCAGAGGGAATGAATAGGGAGCAACAGCTGCGTCTGGCCATTTCCGAGGCCCGCATTATGGCTATGTTCAATGACGACGGCGTTGTACGACTCTTGGACTTCTGGTGCGAAGATGGAATTGATAGCATTTGTTTCTTAATGGAATATTGTGCAGGGGGGGACCTAGAGGCGTACCTGAGGCTCCGGTACCCACTTGCTGAGGGCCTTCTTCTGGTTTTCTTCGTACAGTGTCTCCTTGCTGTGGCGCACATTCACACAAAGGGAGTCATCCACCGGGACCTCAAACCCGCCAACATATTGGTCGCAGAGGGGGACAGTGGCAATACCGTACCAACCTTAAAATTGACGGATTTCGGTCTTAGTGCCATGAACAATGCCGGCACCGCATTGGAGGAGCTCTCCCTCGTCGGCACACCACTGTACATGTCGCCCGAAGTTATACAACATGGAGCATGTGTCTTTGGAAGTGATGTGTGGAGTCTCGGTGTTGTCTTCTACCGCCTTATAACAAATGAACAGCCATTCAATGCATTGAACCAAAGGGCGTTGCACTTCAGTATCGTCAACACCCAGCCACCCCATCCATGTAGTGTAGCGAAGCACTACTCACGCGAGCTCGGCGATCTCGTCATGGTAATGCTGGAGAAGGACATCGCGAAACGACCAACCGCGCGATACCTCATCGCCTCGCCACTCTTTGAACGAGTCCTGCAGCGGTCCCCGTGGCGCAGTCGACCACTGCGTGGTGCCACATGTCTCTTCGTGTGTCGTACCGACCGAACGGTAAACATCTTAGCGGAACCGCACTTTAGTGCCCCCATTGTGGCGACACTTGGCTTCGGGGAACACGTGTTTGTTTCGAATCGGTTGTGCGTTCGCACGGTGTTGAAACAGTGTAGCGTCACAGGAGCCGTGACTCGTGCCTTTACGTGGCTTCCGCCGCAGGCAAGCAACGGTGGAAATGGACGCAGTGACGGCGGTGGCGGCTCAAACCCCCATGCCTTAAACCCTTTCGAATGTTCCCACCGACCAGTCGCCAGGCCGCCGAGGACGATGCAAGTTACTGGTGAGGGTATTCTTTTGTGGTACCGTGTGGTTGGGCCGCGGGAGGGGTACTGCGCCCCGTCCGAGTGCGGGAGGAATTTGCTCTGGCATGTACATAACTACACTCCCTGTGGCCCGCTGCCCACTCATCCTGCCCCTGTGACAACGAATCTCCCGCGGCCAGTGAGCCCGGGGTCACCGGACAAGAAACAAACTTGGACCATAGGGCAAATAATTTCATCATTGTTTGGCGCACATGGCTGA
- a CDS encoding hypothetical protein, unlikely (unlikely gene predicted by glimmer), with protein MGGKEINKTGGEKKCWEYHRRSFSKEKREQKVICVDLHVVVSFLLYLSCSFLPHFNFFTPICSFLSPTPKVVGRNKYLPLPPPSSSPLTPPPQSLVRYFSYW; from the coding sequence atggggggaaaagagataaataaaacgggtggagaaaagaagtgtTGGGAGTACCATCGCAGGAGtttttcaaaagaaaaaagggagcaaaAAGTAATTTGTGTTGATTTACACGTGGtggtttcctttcttctgtaCCTGTcctgttcttttcttccccatttTAACTTTTTCACCCCTATTTGTTCATTCCTTTCGCCGACGCCAAAAGTTGTTGGACGTAACAAAtatcttcccctcccccccccttcctcttcacctctcaccccccccccccaatccCTTGTTCGCTACTTCTCTTATTGGTGA
- a CDS encoding hypothetical protein, unlikely (GPI-Anchor Signal predicted for Tb927.1.3100 by DGPI v2.04 with cleavage site probability 0.49879998 near 50) encodes MRKKQVSHAHTPLHFVCFSIFGLPASTPPPPHTHTQARHLGLAYSQTLASSTYAYIHIYLYIYDTCLCLMWFTSLHSSSFVHPSLITLF; translated from the coding sequence ATGAGAAAGAAACAGGTTTCACACGCTCATACACCCCTTCATTTCGTTTGCTTCTCCATCTTCGGCTTGCCTGCCAgcacacccccccccccacacacacacacacaagcccGTCATTTGGGTCTCGCTTACTCGCAAACGCTCGCTTCCTCAACCTacgcatacatacatatatatttatacatatacgacacgtgtttgtgtttgatgtGGTTCACATCCTTGCACTCGTCTTCTTTCGTACACCCATCATTGATTACCCTCTTTTAA